A window of Natrinema versiforme contains these coding sequences:
- a CDS encoding dicarboxylate/amino acid:cation symporter, producing the protein MSTAQTSLPRRTWGQYRSIPIIYRIAVAFVLGTALGAIAGERAAVLSPLGDLFLRLLEMLIIPLIVFTLLGGMRKLTPSKLGKVGGLTVALYAATTTIAALIGLAVANLFDPGTAVEFTGGEAQQAEPPTVSEVVLGIVPENPLAAMVNGEILATIFVVVVFGLALTIVRESTTEEPIEDAIDGFFTFIDAGTQALFKIVWGVMEYGVVGVFALMAAAIGTEGLGAIVQLGALVGVIAIGIAIHMTVTYLGLMTVGILGQSPLSFLDGAKDAMLTAFTIRSSSGTLPVTITDAERNLRIDESVYGFGLPLGATINMDGAAIRQAVTVVFAANMVGVSLGLGDQLIVLATVILISIGTAGVPGAGLIMLTVILNAVGLPLEIVGFVAGVDPILGRIATTNNVTGDLAVASVVGKWTDGIDLTEGVWADGSHGGGDGEDGAAVGD; encoded by the coding sequence ATGAGTACGGCACAGACGTCGTTACCGCGACGAACGTGGGGGCAGTATCGATCGATTCCGATCATCTACCGTATCGCGGTCGCGTTCGTCCTCGGGACTGCACTCGGGGCCATCGCCGGCGAACGCGCCGCCGTTCTCAGCCCGCTGGGCGACCTCTTCTTGCGGTTGCTCGAGATGCTGATCATCCCGTTGATCGTCTTTACGCTGCTCGGAGGGATGCGCAAGCTAACGCCGTCGAAGCTCGGGAAGGTCGGCGGGCTGACCGTCGCGCTCTACGCCGCGACGACGACGATCGCGGCCCTGATCGGCCTCGCGGTCGCGAACCTGTTCGACCCCGGAACGGCCGTGGAGTTCACCGGTGGCGAGGCCCAGCAGGCCGAGCCACCGACCGTCTCCGAGGTCGTCCTCGGTATCGTCCCCGAGAATCCGCTGGCCGCGATGGTCAACGGTGAGATTCTGGCGACGATCTTCGTCGTCGTCGTCTTCGGATTGGCGTTGACGATCGTCCGCGAGTCGACGACGGAAGAGCCGATCGAGGACGCGATCGACGGCTTCTTCACGTTTATCGACGCCGGCACGCAGGCGCTGTTCAAGATCGTCTGGGGCGTCATGGAGTACGGGGTCGTCGGCGTCTTCGCACTCATGGCCGCCGCGATCGGGACCGAGGGGCTCGGTGCGATCGTGCAACTCGGCGCGCTCGTCGGGGTGATCGCGATCGGCATCGCGATCCACATGACCGTCACCTATCTGGGCCTGATGACCGTCGGCATCCTCGGCCAGTCGCCGCTTTCGTTTCTCGACGGCGCGAAAGACGCGATGCTGACGGCCTTTACGATCCGCTCCTCGAGCGGGACGCTGCCGGTGACGATCACCGACGCCGAACGGAACCTGCGGATCGACGAGTCGGTCTACGGCTTCGGCCTCCCGCTCGGGGCGACGATCAACATGGACGGTGCAGCGATCAGACAGGCCGTCACGGTGGTCTTCGCCGCGAACATGGTCGGCGTTTCGCTCGGCCTCGGCGATCAGTTGATCGTCCTCGCGACCGTGATCCTGATCAGTATCGGCACTGCCGGGGTCCCCGGTGCGGGTCTCATCATGCTGACCGTCATTCTGAACGCCGTCGGACTCCCCCTCGAGATCGTCGGCTTCGTCGCGGGCGTCGACCCGATCCTCGGCCGGATCGCGACGACGAACAACGTCACTGGTGATCTCGCCGTCGCTTCCGTCGTCGGCAAGTGGACCGACGGGATCGACCTCACGGAGGGCGTCTGGGCCGACGGCTCACACGGCGGTGGCGACGGCGAAGACGGCGCCGCAGTCGGTGACTGA
- the lysS gene encoding lysine--tRNA ligase gives MSADGDADVDGDGANTTESDAISPYTLQSEEASETRHAFWADTVADRIEERTPEEPIVVKGGISPSGVPHLGNVNEIMRGYFVAEVLRDRGHEVRQVFTADDRDPLRGLPRTLCDLEGNLVDLGEVDAGALGRNLGAPYTDIPDPFGCCDSYGDHFSTIIQDSADAVDVPIDLVSNTDLYESGEFEDVTRFVLEHRDRAREVLSQYQDKVDENGEYVPFNPICAECGKITETVTSVDLENEPPTVDYECTDMDAGDQTIDGCGHEGTATLREGKLPWRFEWPAQWQLLGVDFEPFGKDHAEGSWPSGQDVARNVLEIEPPVPMVYEWFTLEGEPFSSSEGNVILVSDVLELLEPEVLRYFFAKDPAKARDFSIERLDQLVDEFDRLEGTYFGEIDASKDEQAFAERVYPFVVEEPREERIRLPYTFAAVLGMTDDPDLREEIARREGHIPEDAPEWAVEGALERVEQARNWARRTGNEFDYELKRTEIPEHDFDADTEAALAELADFIDEGHDPEDIQGEIYETARRHDVDVGDFFAAGYRLFFDEEQGPKLGPFLAKVDREFVVGRLRRER, from the coding sequence ATGAGTGCCGACGGCGACGCGGACGTCGACGGGGACGGGGCGAACACGACGGAGTCGGACGCGATCAGTCCCTACACGCTCCAGAGCGAGGAAGCAAGCGAGACGCGCCACGCGTTCTGGGCGGATACCGTCGCTGACCGCATCGAGGAGCGAACCCCCGAGGAGCCGATCGTCGTCAAGGGCGGCATCTCGCCCTCGGGGGTTCCCCACCTCGGCAATGTCAACGAGATCATGCGCGGCTACTTCGTCGCCGAGGTGCTGCGCGACCGTGGCCACGAGGTCCGGCAGGTCTTCACTGCCGACGACCGCGATCCGCTCCGCGGACTGCCCCGCACGCTCTGTGACCTCGAGGGGAACCTCGTCGATCTCGGCGAGGTCGACGCCGGCGCACTCGGCCGCAACCTCGGCGCGCCCTACACGGACATTCCGGACCCCTTCGGCTGCTGTGACTCCTACGGCGACCACTTCTCGACGATCATCCAAGACAGCGCCGACGCCGTCGACGTGCCGATCGATTTGGTCTCGAACACCGACCTCTACGAGTCCGGCGAGTTCGAGGACGTGACTCGCTTCGTCCTCGAGCACCGGGATCGGGCTCGCGAGGTCCTCTCACAGTATCAGGACAAGGTCGACGAGAACGGCGAGTACGTGCCGTTCAACCCGATCTGTGCGGAGTGTGGCAAGATCACCGAGACCGTGACGAGCGTCGATCTCGAAAACGAGCCGCCGACCGTCGACTACGAGTGTACCGACATGGACGCCGGCGATCAGACGATCGACGGCTGCGGCCACGAGGGTACTGCGACGCTGCGGGAGGGCAAACTCCCGTGGCGCTTCGAGTGGCCAGCCCAGTGGCAACTGCTCGGCGTCGACTTCGAGCCCTTCGGCAAGGACCACGCCGAGGGATCCTGGCCCAGCGGCCAAGACGTCGCCCGCAACGTCCTCGAGATCGAGCCGCCGGTCCCGATGGTCTACGAGTGGTTCACGCTCGAGGGCGAGCCGTTCTCCTCCTCGGAGGGGAACGTGATTCTGGTCTCGGACGTGCTCGAACTCTTAGAGCCCGAGGTCCTGCGTTACTTCTTCGCGAAAGATCCCGCGAAGGCGCGGGACTTCAGCATCGAACGGCTGGACCAGTTGGTCGACGAGTTCGACCGGCTCGAGGGGACCTACTTCGGCGAGATCGACGCGAGCAAGGACGAGCAGGCGTTCGCCGAGCGGGTCTACCCGTTCGTCGTCGAGGAACCGCGCGAAGAGCGGATTCGGCTCCCCTACACCTTCGCCGCGGTGCTCGGGATGACCGACGACCCCGACCTGCGCGAGGAGATCGCCCGACGGGAAGGTCACATTCCCGAGGACGCCCCGGAGTGGGCCGTCGAGGGAGCCCTCGAGCGCGTCGAGCAGGCGCGTAACTGGGCGCGCCGGACCGGCAACGAGTTCGATTACGAACTCAAACGCACCGAGATCCCGGAGCACGACTTCGACGCGGACACCGAGGCCGCGCTGGCCGAACTCGCCGATTTCATCGATGAGGGCCACGATCCCGAGGACATTCAGGGCGAGATCTACGAGACGGCGCGGCGCCACGACGTCGACGTCGGCGACTTCTTCGCGGCGGGCTACCGACTGTTCTTCGACGAAGAGCAGGGGCCGAAGCTCGGGCCGTTCCTCGCGAAGGTCGACCGGGAGTTCGTCGTCGGGCGACTCCGGCGGGAACGCTGA
- a CDS encoding heme-binding protein, with protein MERRRPPQTEEGWYVLHDFRSIDWDAWRAAPERRRSQAIDEGIDYLAASEAVDDAEEGDSATFAVLGHKADLLVLHLRPTLGDIDALERRFEHTALAEFTERADSYLSVTEVSGYMSQDFFDEDSEVEDAGLERYIESRLKPEIPDSEFLSFYPMSKRRGPDHNWYELPFDERADYLANHGEIGKDYAGRVTQIISGSVGLDDFEWGVTLFGDDPTDVKELLYEMRFDPSSSRFAEFGRFLSARRFPPEDLGAFLAGERVPAEGDEAHPHAGGDAEDHHHGGSGGHHHGDDSGSGHGDEEGDIRDELENEGIYAGQPHGEDVHAVVLYSDAEPDELFAEVDGYRENFDHYDTHVKTAVYEPHDGDAETAVVSLWDTARAADTAAGFLAELPEIVRQAGDDEGDSWGTMGMFYTVKPEHRGDFVGTFDDVGEILADMDGHRKTDLLVNREDENDMFIASRWDAREDAMAFFRSDAFSETVEFGRDVLADRPRHVFLA; from the coding sequence ATGGAACGACGGCGACCACCGCAGACGGAAGAAGGCTGGTACGTTCTGCACGACTTCCGGTCGATCGACTGGGACGCGTGGCGCGCGGCCCCCGAGCGGCGACGCTCGCAGGCGATCGACGAGGGCATCGACTACCTCGCGGCCAGCGAGGCCGTCGACGACGCCGAGGAGGGCGACTCGGCGACGTTCGCCGTCCTCGGCCACAAGGCCGACCTGCTCGTCCTCCACCTCCGCCCCACCCTCGGCGACATCGACGCGCTCGAGCGGCGGTTCGAACACACGGCACTCGCCGAGTTCACCGAGCGGGCCGACTCCTATCTCTCGGTGACGGAGGTCTCGGGCTACATGTCCCAGGACTTCTTCGACGAGGACAGCGAGGTCGAGGACGCCGGCCTCGAGCGCTACATCGAATCGCGGCTCAAACCGGAGATTCCCGACAGCGAGTTCCTGAGCTTCTATCCGATGAGCAAGCGCCGCGGCCCCGACCACAACTGGTATGAACTGCCCTTCGACGAGCGGGCCGACTACCTCGCGAACCACGGCGAGATCGGCAAGGACTACGCCGGCCGAGTCACTCAGATCATCTCCGGCAGTGTCGGCCTCGACGACTTCGAGTGGGGCGTCACCCTGTTCGGCGACGACCCGACCGACGTGAAGGAACTGCTCTACGAGATGCGCTTCGACCCCTCGAGTTCCCGCTTCGCCGAGTTCGGCCGGTTCCTCTCGGCGCGGCGGTTCCCGCCGGAAGACCTCGGGGCCTTCCTCGCCGGCGAGCGAGTGCCGGCCGAGGGCGACGAGGCTCACCCCCACGCCGGCGGTGACGCCGAGGATCACCACCACGGCGGCTCCGGCGGGCACCACCACGGCGACGACTCGGGGTCGGGCCACGGCGACGAGGAGGGCGACATCCGCGACGAACTCGAGAACGAGGGCATCTACGCGGGCCAGCCCCACGGCGAGGACGTCCACGCGGTCGTCCTCTACTCGGACGCCGAGCCCGACGAGCTGTTCGCGGAGGTCGACGGCTACCGGGAGAACTTCGACCACTACGACACCCACGTGAAGACGGCGGTCTACGAACCGCACGACGGCGACGCCGAGACGGCGGTCGTCAGCCTCTGGGACACCGCACGCGCCGCGGACACGGCGGCCGGGTTCCTCGCCGAGTTACCCGAAATCGTCCGACAGGCCGGCGACGACGAGGGCGACTCGTGGGGGACGATGGGGATGTTCTACACCGTCAAGCCCGAACACCGCGGTGACTTCGTCGGAACGTTCGACGACGTCGGCGAGATCCTGGCCGACATGGACGGCCACCGCAAGACCGACCTGCTGGTCAACCGCGAGGACGAGAACGACATGTTCATCGCCAGCCGTTGGGACGCCCGCGAGGACGCCATGGCGTTCTTCCGGAGCGACGCCTTCTCCGAGACCGTCGAGTTCGGGCGGGACGTCCTCGCGGACCGACCGCGACACGTCTTCCTGGCCTGA
- the pyrH gene encoding UMP kinase, protein MKVVVSIGGSVLVPEPGADRVAEHAAVIEDLIAEGCRIGAVVGGGGVAREYIEAARDLGANEIELDQLGIDVTRLNARLLIAALSEESVTAPALDYEEASEALRRDDICVMGGVAPAQTTDAVGAALAEYIDADLLVYATSVPGVYSADPNEDDDATKYDHLSAADLVDAIAGLEMNAGASAPVDLLAAKIIERSGMRTIVLDGTDPDRIARAVRHGDHEGTDVIPDGAGAEPTYWASDEQ, encoded by the coding sequence ATGAAAGTGGTCGTCTCTATCGGCGGAAGCGTCCTCGTCCCCGAGCCCGGGGCGGACCGGGTGGCCGAGCACGCTGCCGTCATCGAAGACCTCATCGCCGAAGGGTGTCGGATCGGTGCCGTCGTCGGGGGCGGCGGCGTCGCTCGCGAGTACATCGAGGCCGCTCGAGACCTCGGGGCGAATGAAATCGAACTCGACCAGCTGGGGATCGACGTCACTCGGCTCAACGCTCGGCTGCTCATCGCCGCGCTGAGCGAGGAGTCCGTGACCGCGCCCGCACTCGACTACGAGGAGGCCAGCGAGGCGCTCCGCCGGGACGACATCTGTGTCATGGGCGGCGTCGCGCCGGCCCAGACCACCGACGCCGTCGGCGCCGCGCTGGCGGAGTACATCGACGCCGACCTGCTCGTCTACGCCACGAGCGTCCCCGGCGTCTACAGCGCCGATCCCAACGAGGACGACGACGCGACCAAGTACGACCACCTTTCGGCCGCGGACTTGGTCGACGCCATCGCCGGCCTCGAGATGAACGCCGGCGCCTCCGCGCCCGTGGACCTGCTGGCAGCGAAGATCATCGAGCGGTCGGGGATGCGAACCATCGTCCTCGACGGCACGGATCCCGACCGGATCGCCCGCGCGGTTCGCCACGGCGACCACGAGGGAACCGACGTCATTCCCGACGGTGCCGGCGCGGAACCGACCTACTGGGCGAGCGACGAGCAATGA
- a CDS encoding PadR family transcriptional regulator — translation MRKSGPPKGLIAYLVLELLEEKPRYGYEILKEIRDISGGHWEPSYGSVYPILYKFEEKGWAERIERADEPDRKYFELTAEGQAELEERRESGSEKARDFADVILGFFHVYAAFSTDDRFEIPEMDGEWHFDEEFSRWVVEQVVRHYEHYFDTEFDRIDETAAEFYERHGVDTDD, via the coding sequence ATGCGGAAAAGCGGGCCGCCGAAAGGACTCATCGCCTATCTCGTCCTCGAACTCCTCGAGGAGAAACCGCGCTACGGCTACGAGATCCTCAAGGAGATCCGCGACATCAGCGGCGGCCACTGGGAACCCTCCTACGGCTCGGTCTACCCGATCCTCTACAAGTTCGAGGAGAAGGGATGGGCCGAGCGCATCGAGCGCGCGGACGAACCCGATCGGAAGTACTTCGAACTCACCGCCGAGGGGCAGGCGGAACTCGAGGAGCGCCGCGAGAGCGGGTCGGAGAAGGCTCGGGACTTCGCCGACGTGATCCTCGGCTTCTTCCACGTCTACGCGGCGTTCTCGACGGACGATCGGTTCGAAATCCCGGAGATGGACGGCGAGTGGCACTTCGACGAGGAGTTCAGCCGCTGGGTCGTCGAACAGGTCGTCCGCCACTACGAACACTACTTCGACACCGAGTTCGACCGGATCGACGAGACGGCCGCGGAGTTCTACGAGCGCCACGGCGTCGACACGGACGACTGA
- a CDS encoding site-2 protease family protein produces MEDIDRSGFGTAGPSGPSSEDGPPIDRIESVFAVYEVQREDGRLIYYGDPLIRPERVIGELWSDFRERGYDADLEIRHGEYVLVAEPTSVGVDGIPWTNVFLLLATIGSTLFVGAWWWYPSLDPFANPIDIAHAWPFSLAILGVLGVHEMGHYVMSRYHQVDASLPYFIPVPTLIGTMGAVIRMKGRMPDRKALFDIGVAGPLAGLVATVVATVIGLHLPPVTVDPALLQNPDAVRIELGYPPLLELLAAGFDQPLYRDDPATGVNPVVIGAWVGMFVTFLNLIPVGQLDGGHILRAMAGEFQETIAAIVPGALFALAGYLYYVQNHSVNTVFVWILWGLLTTVFASVGPATPMRDERLGPGRVLLGILTFGFGLLCFMPIPVMIIE; encoded by the coding sequence ATGGAGGACATCGATCGGTCCGGATTCGGCACGGCGGGGCCCAGCGGGCCCTCGTCCGAGGACGGGCCGCCGATCGATCGCATCGAGTCAGTGTTTGCGGTCTACGAGGTGCAACGAGAGGACGGCCGGCTGATATACTACGGCGACCCGTTGATCCGGCCGGAGCGAGTGATCGGCGAACTCTGGTCTGACTTCCGCGAGCGCGGCTACGACGCCGACCTCGAGATCCGCCACGGCGAGTACGTGCTCGTCGCCGAGCCGACCAGCGTCGGGGTCGACGGGATCCCGTGGACGAACGTCTTTCTGCTACTGGCGACGATCGGGTCGACGCTGTTCGTCGGGGCGTGGTGGTGGTACCCCTCGCTCGATCCGTTCGCGAACCCGATCGATATCGCCCACGCGTGGCCGTTCTCGCTGGCGATCCTCGGCGTGCTCGGCGTCCACGAGATGGGCCACTACGTCATGAGCCGGTATCATCAGGTCGACGCCTCGTTACCCTACTTCATTCCGGTTCCGACGCTCATCGGGACGATGGGGGCGGTCATCAGGATGAAGGGACGAATGCCCGACCGCAAGGCGCTGTTCGACATCGGCGTCGCCGGCCCGCTCGCGGGGCTGGTCGCAACGGTCGTCGCGACCGTGATCGGGCTTCACCTGCCGCCCGTGACCGTCGATCCCGCTCTGCTCCAGAACCCCGACGCGGTTCGGATCGAACTGGGCTATCCCCCGCTGCTCGAGTTGCTCGCGGCCGGGTTCGACCAGCCGCTGTACAGGGACGATCCGGCGACGGGGGTGAACCCGGTCGTCATCGGCGCGTGGGTCGGGATGTTCGTCACGTTCCTCAACCTGATCCCGGTCGGCCAACTCGACGGCGGCCACATCCTCCGCGCGATGGCCGGCGAGTTCCAGGAGACGATCGCGGCGATCGTCCCGGGCGCGCTGTTCGCACTCGCCGGCTACCTCTACTACGTCCAGAATCACAGCGTGAACACGGTTTTCGTCTGGATCCTCTGGGGGCTGTTGACGACGGTGTTCGCGTCGGTGGGTCCGGCGACGCCGATGCGAGACGAGCGGTTGGGTCCCGGGCGGGTCCTCCTCGGAATCCTCACCTTCGGGTTCGGCCTGCTCTGTTTCATGCCGATCCCGGTCATGATCATCGAGTGA
- a CDS encoding site-2 protease family protein, with protein MDHGSFAVVSPPAIYGSELLTWVLIGLLLYWLAVVGLRNGGYLPDYIGTQGPILTFHTKRGRALLDRLARPKRFWRAWSNFGVGIALVVMISMFAVLIRVAMVALSSPQPASSAARQPHNVLVIPGVNDFLPLSATPGIVFGLLVGLVVHEGGHGLLCRVEDIDIDSMGVAMLAILPVGAFVEPDHESSKSASRGGQTRMFAAGVTNNFAVTLLAFALLFGPIVGAIGVAPGAAVGGVAEDSPAADAGIEPNDRITAINGTAVEGNDDLADRLEATGGEQVSVELNGEETVPVDRSLLVTAAMENGPTELAAGDKIRAVDGQQVATERGFEDAVGDSERVTLTIDPANGDERIEREVTIGAAVSVADDGPLERETGPTDETFVITRFDGERIHEYDDLATLLEDSEPDQQVEVAGYFGDEREEYNVTLGEHPRSDTGFLGIQGSRGMSGIEVSDLGVQLYPADEYLGLLGGDGETRFGPITDTFLGKIAISLMLPVIGVSGAMPFNFAGFTGGIQNFYEAQGMLGAFGDGTVFVLANLLFWTGWINVQLGFFNCIPAFPLDGGHILRTSTEAIVSRLPVDATRGMVRLVTTAIGVTMLVSFLLLLFGPQLLGN; from the coding sequence ATGGATCACGGTTCCTTCGCTGTCGTCTCGCCACCCGCAATCTACGGCTCGGAACTCCTCACGTGGGTTCTGATCGGGCTCCTCCTCTACTGGCTCGCGGTCGTCGGGCTCCGAAACGGCGGGTATCTTCCCGACTACATCGGAACCCAGGGACCGATTCTCACGTTCCACACGAAACGCGGGCGGGCGCTGCTCGATCGACTCGCGCGGCCGAAGCGCTTCTGGCGAGCGTGGTCGAACTTCGGCGTCGGCATCGCGCTCGTCGTGATGATCAGCATGTTCGCGGTGCTGATCCGCGTGGCGATGGTCGCGCTTTCCTCGCCCCAACCGGCGAGTTCAGCCGCGAGACAACCCCACAACGTTCTCGTCATCCCCGGCGTCAACGACTTTCTGCCGCTGTCGGCCACGCCCGGCATCGTCTTCGGGCTGCTCGTCGGGCTCGTCGTCCACGAGGGCGGCCACGGGCTACTCTGTCGCGTCGAGGATATCGATATCGACTCGATGGGGGTTGCGATGCTCGCTATCCTCCCCGTCGGCGCGTTCGTCGAGCCCGACCACGAGAGCAGTAAATCGGCCTCCCGGGGCGGCCAGACGCGGATGTTCGCCGCCGGCGTCACGAACAACTTCGCGGTCACGCTGCTGGCCTTCGCCCTGCTGTTCGGGCCGATCGTCGGCGCGATCGGCGTCGCGCCCGGGGCCGCCGTCGGCGGCGTCGCGGAGGACTCCCCGGCCGCGGACGCCGGAATCGAACCGAACGATCGCATAACGGCGATCAACGGCACCGCAGTCGAAGGGAACGACGACCTCGCGGATCGGCTCGAGGCGACCGGTGGTGAGCAGGTCTCCGTCGAACTCAACGGCGAGGAAACGGTGCCCGTCGATCGGTCGCTGCTCGTGACCGCGGCGATGGAGAACGGACCGACGGAACTCGCCGCCGGCGACAAGATCCGCGCGGTCGACGGTCAGCAGGTCGCGACCGAACGCGGCTTCGAAGACGCCGTCGGCGACAGCGAGCGAGTCACGCTGACGATCGATCCCGCAAACGGCGACGAGCGGATCGAACGCGAGGTGACGATCGGCGCAGCGGTCTCGGTCGCCGACGACGGTCCGCTCGAGCGCGAAACTGGCCCGACCGACGAGACCTTCGTCATCACCCGCTTCGACGGCGAGCGAATCCACGAGTACGACGACCTCGCCACCCTGCTCGAGGACAGCGAACCCGACCAGCAGGTCGAGGTGGCGGGTTACTTCGGCGACGAACGCGAGGAGTACAACGTGACCCTCGGCGAGCATCCCCGATCGGACACCGGATTCCTCGGGATTCAGGGGAGCAGGGGGATGTCCGGGATCGAAGTGAGCGATCTCGGCGTCCAGCTGTATCCCGCAGACGAGTATCTGGGACTGCTGGGCGGTGACGGCGAGACGCGGTTCGGGCCGATCACCGACACCTTCCTCGGAAAGATCGCGATCTCGCTGATGCTGCCGGTCATCGGCGTCAGCGGTGCGATGCCGTTCAATTTCGCCGGCTTCACGGGCGGCATTCAGAACTTCTATGAAGCACAGGGGATGCTCGGCGCGTTCGGAGACGGGACCGTCTTCGTCCTCGCGAACCTGCTGTTCTGGACCGGCTGGATCAACGTCCAGCTCGGCTTCTTCAACTGTATTCCGGCGTTCCCCCTCGACGGCGGCCACATCCTCCGGACGAGCACCGAGGCGATCGTCTCCCGGTTACCGGTCGACGCGACCCGCGGAATGGTCCGGCTGGTGACGACCGCGATCGGGGTGACGATGCTCGTGAGCTTCCTCCTCTTGCTGTTCGGGCCGCAACTGCTCGGGAATTGA
- a CDS encoding CapA family protein, with product MSLRIGFTGDVMLGRLVDDRQRSRSVDAVWGTVLERLRELDGLVINLECVLSTRGREWQRTRRPFHFRADPDWAIPALERAGVDVCALANNHVLDYEEVALRDTLEALDEAGIARTGAGETIDEALEPAVRTIGGSEGGGARSETDGNGGLDMAVVSLTDNTPEYAADEESPGTARVEIDVDDPKTKQLVGESLERARETNPDLLVASLHWGPNMVTEPPVAFREFGRWLVEAGVDVVHGHSAHVFQGIEIHEGSPIIYDAGDFVDDYRVDEELHNDRSFLFVLAVTPDGRPTELRLHPTEIEDCAVREAGPEAAAWSRERMRALSAPFGTEFDRDGDGLVLSLEG from the coding sequence ATGTCCCTCCGAATCGGCTTCACAGGCGACGTGATGCTCGGACGGCTGGTCGATGACCGCCAGCGCAGTCGGTCCGTCGATGCGGTGTGGGGCACCGTCCTCGAGCGACTGCGCGAACTGGACGGGCTGGTGATCAACCTCGAGTGCGTGCTCTCGACGCGCGGCCGAGAGTGGCAGCGCACCCGCCGCCCGTTTCACTTCCGAGCGGATCCCGACTGGGCGATCCCGGCCCTCGAGCGCGCGGGCGTCGACGTCTGTGCGCTGGCGAACAATCACGTGCTGGACTACGAGGAAGTGGCGCTGCGCGATACGCTCGAGGCGCTCGACGAGGCCGGGATCGCCCGCACGGGTGCGGGGGAGACGATCGACGAAGCGCTCGAGCCAGCGGTACGGACGATCGGCGGCTCCGAGGGGGGCGGCGCCCGTTCGGAGACGGACGGCAACGGCGGACTCGACATGGCGGTCGTCTCGCTGACGGACAACACGCCCGAGTACGCCGCCGACGAGGAGTCGCCGGGCACGGCCAGAGTCGAAATCGATGTCGACGATCCGAAGACGAAACAGCTCGTTGGGGAGTCCCTCGAGCGCGCACGCGAGACGAACCCAGATCTGCTGGTCGCCTCGCTGCACTGGGGGCCGAACATGGTCACCGAGCCGCCCGTGGCGTTCCGCGAGTTCGGCCGCTGGCTGGTCGAGGCGGGCGTCGATGTCGTCCACGGCCACAGCGCCCACGTCTTTCAGGGGATCGAGATCCACGAGGGCAGCCCGATCATCTACGACGCGGGCGACTTCGTCGACGACTACCGGGTCGACGAGGAGTTACACAACGACCGGAGCTTCCTGTTCGTCCTCGCGGTGACGCCCGACGGCCGGCCGACCGAACTCCGGCTGCATCCGACCGAAATCGAGGACTGTGCAGTCCGCGAGGCGGGCCCGGAAGCGGCTGCGTGGTCCCGCGAGCGGATGCGAGCGCTATCGGCTCCGTTCGGGACCGAGTTCGACCGCGACGGCGACGGGCTCGTCCTGTCGCTCGAGGGGTGA
- a CDS encoding molybdopterin synthase encodes MHVLGVREAGADGDALESVVDRVVDRLSERGRVGVIRYDATIADGTHARESTTLGGDVTYDLGVDGDWTASGTGLSVGEALDGLATDCEYAVVIGAPTLRYPSIVVGSSAADRESDESVLATVRGPADLELEELVTSLESTEPHETLESLVARLKRSPRADRAGAIATFTGRVRAKDSADDARTQYLEFEKYEGVADERMAALETDLEARDDVFAVELYHRTGIVEDGEDIVFVVVLAGHREEAFRTVEDGINRLKDEVPLFKKEVTVEDEFWVHEQS; translated from the coding sequence ATGCACGTACTCGGTGTTCGCGAGGCGGGGGCCGACGGCGACGCGCTCGAGTCGGTCGTCGATCGGGTCGTCGACCGGCTCTCCGAGCGGGGGCGCGTCGGCGTCATCAGATACGACGCGACGATCGCGGACGGAACGCATGCGCGCGAATCGACCACGCTCGGGGGCGACGTCACCTACGACCTCGGCGTCGACGGCGACTGGACCGCCTCTGGGACGGGACTGTCCGTCGGCGAGGCGCTCGACGGACTGGCGACCGACTGCGAGTACGCCGTCGTCATCGGCGCGCCGACGCTCCGGTATCCCTCGATCGTCGTCGGCTCGAGCGCCGCCGACCGCGAGTCCGACGAGAGCGTCCTCGCGACCGTTCGCGGCCCCGCCGACCTCGAGCTCGAGGAGCTCGTGACGAGCCTCGAGTCAACCGAGCCCCACGAGACCCTCGAGTCGCTGGTGGCACGTCTCAAGCGATCACCGCGGGCCGACCGCGCGGGCGCGATCGCGACGTTTACCGGCCGCGTCCGGGCGAAAGACAGCGCGGACGACGCGCGCACCCAGTACCTCGAGTTCGAGAAGTACGAGGGCGTCGCCGACGAGCGAATGGCGGCCCTCGAAACGGATCTCGAGGCTCGAGACGACGTGTTCGCCGTCGAACTCTATCACCGGACGGGGATCGTCGAGGACGGCGAGGACATCGTCTTCGTCGTCGTGCTCGCGGGTCATCGCGAGGAGGCGTTCCGGACCGTCGAAGACGGGATCAACCGCCTGAAAGACGAGGTCCCGCTGTTCAAGAAGGAAGTGACAGTCGAGGACGAATTCTGGGTCCACGAACAATCCTGA